Within Scomber scombrus chromosome 12, fScoSco1.1, whole genome shotgun sequence, the genomic segment TACAAGGTGGAAAAAAGTCACTTCTgagctctgtttctgtctgtttgtcttcaCTCTCCGTCTGTTTTGGTTTCAGGGTTTTCGGCTGCTGGGGATTCTGGATGTCCAAAAAACTCCGTGCTCCAGAGAGGCCGTCCTGCACGGAGCTGGAGGCTCAGTAGCAGCTGGACTGCTGCACTTTCTGGCCACCAGTGAGTCTGAAGTCAAGCCTGAACAGTTTCAAAGATCTAACTATTCTAAATATTCTGagtaaatgtcctttttttaatccattatTTCAGGAGGCATCCCACCTAATAAGACATAACATAACACATTCTTCTATATGATGACTTTTGGACAACCTGTTGAGCCATATCAGAGTTTTTAAACTTGTTGGGAGCATTTTATGAGAAAGATGGTGAATGATATGCAGGAGGAAGTGGGAAGTTTCTTGTTCTTGTCTTGAGATGTCCGAGGGGTCTAAGAGGCAGTGGATGTTTAACTTGGCAGAAGAAAAGTTTATCTGAACTCTGAAATGAATCATGAATCATGTTTGAACTCTCAGCAGCAGTCTTTCCTCTTGTGTGCAGGTCGGGTGAAAAGGTCTTTTGATGTGGGATTTGCAGGTTTCATGATCACCACATTTGGATCCTGGTAGGtctttatgttggttttatcttcaccttcttttttttaaacttttttgacCACAAGGAACATTTTGTCAAACAGTCAATGTGCTGCACGTTTAaagtgttatatattatattttattgtgtttgacgatgtgtgtgtgcacgtgcatgtgtgtgtgacacacacacacacacacacacacacacacacacactttcattttttcattacacacatacacaccacactctGATACCCATACAAACACATCCAGGTAATTTTGGATGCAATCACTGCATTGTATTCTCCCATAGGCAAAAGTACTGCTAaatggcgccatctggtggagagaaaaaactaaaaactaccATTTTGAAGCCAGGGCTACAAAATGGGTGTGTCCaaaatgatcaagaaaataacaatgaaaagcCAATAATGTCCTTTGTGGGTTATAATGGTTAAATTCACACCAGGAAGCTGTTTTTTAGTAGTATTTTATTGCACACACAAATCTAAAATGTTATCACTCATTTGCAACTTTGTGAAACACTTTCAAGCACAGGTGTCAAATTTCTTGTGATTTAAGCCAAGGCAATTTTATTTGCATAGCACTTTTCAACACAAAGGCAATTTCAAAGTGCTttgcataaaacataaaatgcatcaagaaaggatgtaaaagcaacacatggcacaatcaaaaagacatttaaatgcgatttaaaagtgttaaattaaaGCTTAAAAGCAGAgactatcacagatatattgacCTTTTTTCTTAGTTTAAGTTggatatatttacatgttttttatgtagttagtttagttagttatagttatttatagtAATTCAATTCCttgtgtagtttactgtttcactgcattaatgtcattttatacaaaaaagtttattgtcaaactgtaaaatgtcttgcactttgtcacaagtgtttgataactacatttaagagataaatgcaaaaaatgtatgtttatgtatatagtCTTTATGTGTAAGATTATTGGCTGACATATTGATATCGtaatttttttactccctaatattggtatcggcatcagccccaaaaatccagtatcattTCGGCCCCTATGTAAAGTGTCAATATACGTTACTTTGccaaatcaaatgaaatgcaCCTGTCAGCTGTTCCCCCTCAGTAGAACGAAGAAGTTGATTTG encodes:
- the LOC133991492 gene encoding cytochrome c oxidase assembly protein COX20, mitochondrial; protein product: MSGEEEESDKGFRLLGILDVQKTPCSREAVLHGAGGSVAAGLLHFLATSRVKRSFDVGFAGFMITTFGSWLYCRMSNAKLRVQQRIIQDGIKNKVVYEGTVLDPTKKPAAETTSGPS